A part of Pseudomonas sp. HR96 genomic DNA contains:
- a CDS encoding TonB-dependent siderophore receptor, giving the protein MSNHPPLTPLASGRPTLLVLGLALSLPLAAEQAQADAAVASSDSGQLTLQPLNIDAEQAGAPGVTEQSDSYTIGATRTATRLDLTPRQTPQTTTTVTHQQLKDFKLDSATDALQAAGVNVQRVETDRTYYSVRGFDVSNFQLDGIGMPFSSEEQMGDIDTFLYDHIEVLKGANGLTSNPGNPAATVNFVRKRPTRDFQAEGSVSYGSWQNRRSELDVSGPVNDSGSVRGRALFAGQAGNSYLDRYSPDKQAFSGILEADLSDSTTATLGYSQQRNRPDGIMWSALTLYNTDGSKVHYSRSHNTAPDWSYWDTNDSQTFTELHTDWGGGWESQASLNYREITSNAEMLMAGGVPDAVTGLGLTSYASKFDRSERQLLGDVYLKGPFELFGRTHEVVLGSNWSRDQTHWTSRDDAQGEALPPVWEYDGDFPKPAFATVTSGADYTTYRHGYYAAGHFNLSDELQLVTGANFTTLDSSGERTGAPNDYRKSKLTPYYGAIYDFAPDYSAYVSYTRIFNPQTQVDASNRLLDPIEGNSLEGGIKGEWFDKRLNASLSLFRTRQDNTAEYAGFADGISYYNPVDTTSKGYELTLAGELAPGWEVNGGLTHLFSLEDADGQRARTYIPVNSLYLSSAYRIARVKGLKVGGSLNWQSDIYRDQGTATTGETIVSRQGSYAVANALASYDIDSHWNLALNVNNLFDRKYLTSLYWSQSYYAPSRNATLTLAWKY; this is encoded by the coding sequence ATGAGCAACCACCCTCCCCTCACGCCCCTGGCCAGTGGCCGCCCGACGCTCCTGGTGCTGGGGCTGGCGCTAAGCCTGCCGCTGGCGGCCGAGCAAGCGCAGGCCGACGCCGCCGTGGCGTCCAGCGACTCAGGGCAATTGACACTGCAGCCGTTGAACATCGATGCCGAGCAAGCCGGCGCCCCCGGCGTGACCGAACAGAGCGACTCCTACACCATCGGCGCCACCCGTACCGCCACGCGCCTGGACCTGACGCCACGCCAGACGCCGCAGACCACCACCACGGTGACTCACCAGCAGCTCAAGGACTTCAAGCTCGACAGCGCCACCGACGCGCTGCAGGCGGCCGGGGTCAACGTGCAGCGCGTGGAGACCGACCGCACCTATTACTCGGTTCGCGGCTTCGATGTCTCGAACTTCCAGCTCGACGGTATCGGCATGCCGTTCAGCTCCGAAGAACAGATGGGCGACATCGACACCTTTCTCTACGACCATATCGAGGTGCTCAAGGGCGCCAACGGCCTGACCTCCAACCCCGGCAACCCGGCCGCGACCGTCAACTTCGTGCGCAAACGCCCGACCCGCGACTTTCAGGCCGAGGGCTCGGTGAGCTACGGCTCCTGGCAGAACCGGCGCAGCGAGCTGGACGTCTCCGGGCCGGTGAACGACTCCGGCAGCGTACGCGGCCGGGCGCTGTTCGCCGGCCAGGCCGGCAACTCCTACCTGGACCGCTACTCCCCCGACAAGCAGGCGTTCTCGGGCATCCTGGAAGCCGACCTGAGCGACAGCACCACGGCGACCCTGGGCTATTCGCAGCAGCGCAACCGTCCCGACGGCATCATGTGGAGCGCACTGACGCTGTACAACACCGACGGTTCGAAGGTGCATTACAGCCGCTCGCACAACACCGCGCCGGACTGGAGCTACTGGGATACCAACGACAGCCAGACCTTCACTGAACTGCACACCGACTGGGGCGGCGGCTGGGAAAGCCAAGCCTCTCTCAACTACCGGGAGATCACCTCCAACGCCGAAATGCTCATGGCCGGCGGCGTGCCCGACGCAGTCACCGGCCTGGGCCTGACCTCCTACGCCTCGAAATTCGACCGCAGCGAGCGTCAGCTGCTCGGGGACGTCTACCTCAAGGGGCCGTTCGAACTGTTCGGGCGCACCCATGAAGTGGTGCTGGGCAGCAACTGGTCGCGTGATCAGACCCACTGGACCTCTCGCGACGATGCCCAGGGCGAGGCCTTGCCCCCGGTATGGGAATACGACGGCGACTTCCCGAAACCGGCGTTCGCCACCGTCACCAGCGGGGCGGACTACACCACCTACCGGCATGGCTACTACGCGGCCGGCCACTTCAACCTCAGCGACGAGCTGCAACTGGTCACCGGGGCCAACTTCACCACCCTGGACAGCAGCGGCGAACGCACCGGCGCACCCAACGACTACCGCAAGTCGAAGCTCACCCCGTACTACGGCGCGATCTACGACTTCGCGCCTGACTACTCGGCCTATGTCAGCTACACCAGAATCTTCAACCCGCAGACCCAGGTCGATGCCTCCAACAGGCTGCTGGACCCCATCGAGGGCAACAGCCTGGAGGGCGGGATCAAGGGCGAATGGTTCGACAAGCGCCTGAACGCCAGCCTCTCGCTGTTTCGTACCCGACAGGACAACACCGCAGAGTACGCCGGGTTTGCCGATGGCATCTCGTATTACAACCCGGTGGACACCACCTCCAAGGGCTATGAGCTGACCCTGGCCGGTGAGCTGGCCCCGGGTTGGGAGGTCAACGGCGGCCTGACCCATCTGTTCTCCCTGGAGGACGCCGATGGCCAGCGAGCACGCACCTACATCCCGGTCAACTCGCTGTACCTGAGCAGCGCCTACCGCATCGCCCGGGTCAAGGGCCTGAAGGTGGGCGGCAGCCTCAACTGGCAAAGCGACATCTACCGCGACCAGGGCACGGCCACCACCGGTGAAACCATCGTCAGCCGGCAGGGCTCCTACGCCGTGGCCAACGCCCTGGCCAGCTATGACATCGACTCGCACTGGAACCTGGCGCTCAACGTCAACAACCTGTTCGACCGCAAGTACCTGACCAGCCTGTATTGGTCGCAGTCCTACTACGCCCCATCACGCAACGCCACGTTGACCCTGGCCTGGAAGTACTAA
- a CDS encoding HipA domain-containing protein — protein sequence MPTIGTKRMIVSILIPIGHSSMCDQLTLQTFVNGVAQLGLSTVPTVGLVLEEAEKPSLWMPRFDRRVVGGGVQRVAVESIYSVCGNTEPGSRLSHEAVLGRLIDLWRSNGQQAQLEALIFEYLRRDLLNRVLGNSDNHGRNMAIFRAEGRFELAPIYDLAPMVLGPQGITRVTKWNAEHMGNPDWKTLCGYFPGLVSADLLFERLRAAAESFRALPDLLVELPAEIRAAPSIPLNRLDQRLAEWGLR from the coding sequence TTGCCGACTATAGGCACAAAGCGCATGATAGTCAGCATCTTGATACCGATTGGTCATTCGAGCATGTGTGATCAACTTACCCTCCAAACCTTTGTGAACGGCGTCGCCCAACTGGGCCTGTCCACCGTGCCGACTGTCGGACTGGTGTTGGAGGAGGCCGAAAAACCGAGCCTGTGGATGCCGCGCTTTGATCGGCGAGTGGTCGGCGGGGGCGTGCAGAGGGTCGCGGTGGAGTCGATCTATTCGGTATGCGGCAATACCGAGCCCGGCTCCCGACTGAGCCATGAAGCGGTGCTCGGCCGGCTGATCGACCTGTGGCGCAGCAACGGCCAGCAAGCGCAGCTCGAAGCGTTGATTTTCGAATACCTGCGCCGCGACCTGCTCAACCGGGTGCTCGGCAACTCCGACAACCACGGCCGCAATATGGCGATTTTCCGCGCCGAGGGCCGTTTCGAGCTGGCGCCGATCTATGATCTGGCGCCCATGGTGCTCGGTCCGCAAGGGATCACCCGAGTTACCAAATGGAACGCAGAGCACATGGGCAACCCTGACTGGAAAACCCTCTGCGGGTATTTCCCCGGCCTGGTCTCGGCCGACCTGCTGTTCGAGCGCCTGCGCGCTGCCGCCGAGAGTTTTCGGGCGCTGCCCGACCTGCTGGTCGAGCTTCCCGCCGAAATCAGGGCGGCACCGTCCATTCCCTTGAACAGACTCGATCAGCGTCTGGCTGAATGGGGGCTGCGATGA
- a CDS encoding helix-turn-helix transcriptional regulator, translating into MSEQPAGGRQALIDDIMLQHAAGRETLGAAIRRLRLEVTGLDQQTFAAMCSLSTKALYQIEKDKGNPSLATLEAILRKFGLRLGLVPMAKAPVTPVGPPAAVPRRPARGANPRRASTARATPD; encoded by the coding sequence ATGAGCGAACAACCCGCAGGCGGGCGTCAGGCCCTGATCGACGACATCATGCTGCAGCATGCGGCGGGGCGTGAAACCCTGGGCGCGGCGATCCGGCGCCTGCGCCTGGAAGTCACCGGCCTGGACCAGCAGACCTTCGCCGCCATGTGCAGCCTGTCGACCAAGGCCCTCTACCAGATCGAAAAGGACAAGGGCAATCCGAGCCTGGCCACGCTGGAGGCGATCCTGCGCAAGTTCGGGCTGCGCCTGGGGTTGGTGCCAATGGCCAAGGCCCCCGTGACCCCCGTCGGGCCACCTGCGGCAGTGCCCAGAAGACCCGCGCGCGGCGCCAACCCGCGGCGTGCTTCCACGGCCCGGGCCACGCCCGATTAA
- a CDS encoding TauD/TfdA family dioxygenase: protein MNISTFAHAPWLHLEQGLPLRVTPGQPGVSLADAAQALRELSDSALERTGAILFSGFEPAGVEGFQQFASSFGHPLLNYEFGSTPRSKVSGGVYTSTEYPAHRSIPLHNEQAYTNQWPMRIWFYCAQAAQSGGQTPIADSREVYRRIDPALRERFARKRLMYVRNYGNGLDVAWQQVFNTEDPAQVEHYCRERGIECEWKADGELRTRQRCQGVATHPRTGDRVWFNQAHLFHLSALDPEMREVLLDTVGHEDLPRNVYYADGSPLEDSALDEVRGVLDACRITFDWASGDVLLLDNMLTAHARAPFSGPRKVVVAMTEGHGESLAADHPTHPQGR, encoded by the coding sequence ATGAACATCAGCACCTTTGCCCACGCGCCCTGGCTGCACCTGGAACAGGGCCTGCCGTTGCGGGTCACGCCCGGGCAGCCAGGCGTGTCGCTGGCCGATGCGGCGCAGGCGCTGCGCGAGCTCAGCGACAGCGCTCTGGAACGCACCGGCGCCATCCTCTTCAGCGGCTTCGAGCCGGCCGGCGTCGAGGGCTTCCAGCAGTTCGCCAGCTCCTTCGGCCACCCCCTGCTCAACTACGAGTTCGGCTCCACGCCGCGCAGCAAGGTCAGCGGCGGCGTCTATACCTCCACCGAATACCCGGCCCATCGTTCGATCCCGCTGCACAACGAACAGGCCTACACCAACCAGTGGCCGATGCGCATCTGGTTCTACTGCGCCCAGGCGGCGCAAAGCGGCGGGCAGACGCCCATCGCCGACAGCCGCGAAGTGTACCGGCGCATCGATCCGGCGTTGCGCGAGCGCTTCGCGCGCAAGCGCCTGATGTACGTGCGAAATTACGGCAACGGACTGGATGTGGCCTGGCAGCAGGTGTTCAACACCGAGGACCCGGCCCAGGTCGAACACTACTGCCGCGAGCGCGGCATCGAGTGCGAGTGGAAGGCCGACGGTGAACTGCGCACCCGGCAACGCTGCCAGGGCGTCGCCACGCATCCGCGCACCGGCGACCGGGTGTGGTTCAACCAGGCCCATCTGTTTCACCTCAGCGCCCTGGACCCGGAGATGCGCGAGGTGCTGCTCGACACGGTCGGCCACGAGGACCTGCCCCGCAACGTCTATTACGCCGACGGCAGCCCGCTGGAAGACAGCGCGCTGGATGAGGTGCGCGGCGTGCTGGACGCCTGCCGGATCACCTTCGACTGGGCCAGTGGTGACGTGCTGCTGCTCGACAACATGCTCACCGCCCACGCCCGCGCGCCGTTCAGCGGGCCGCGCAAAGTGGTGGTGGCGATGACCGAAGGCCACGGCGAAAGCCTGGCCGCCGACCACCCGACCCATCCTCAAGGCCGTTGA
- a CDS encoding GNAT family N-acetyltransferase → MQDSSAPSLPLADGRHIACVADDHQLTFTLGGAPLLQVRRDGECLVAVEHYPGDLEQALWAACYWLFAHDPGLRRLHWRGLDAGRPGLAAALRSGLLYAAEPGWTSERQAFWQIPAPWLRQLPGYGYPQQPLISAGKRHPRRAPKPFGELYRRFDARLQAWVSLRTLDVDSDLSRFNRWQNNPRVEAFWQEGGSLEQHRDYLHKLAADPHSLTLIGCLDDEPFAYFEAYWAREDRIAPFYEVGDYDRGIHMLVGEEHHRGPHKVAAWLAALVHWLFLDDPRTQYVVAEPRADNARMIGYLQAAGFYREKEFDFPHKRAALMRISREVFFDQAGLC, encoded by the coding sequence ATGCAGGACAGTTCAGCCCCATCCTTGCCATTGGCCGACGGCCGCCATATCGCCTGCGTGGCAGACGACCATCAACTGACCTTCACCTTGGGTGGCGCGCCACTGTTGCAGGTACGGCGCGACGGCGAGTGCCTGGTGGCCGTGGAACACTACCCGGGCGACCTCGAACAGGCGTTGTGGGCGGCGTGTTATTGGCTATTCGCCCATGACCCCGGGCTGCGCCGCCTGCACTGGCGCGGCCTCGACGCGGGCCGTCCGGGCCTGGCCGCGGCGCTGCGCAGCGGCCTGCTGTACGCCGCCGAACCGGGCTGGACCAGCGAGCGTCAGGCGTTCTGGCAGATACCCGCGCCCTGGTTGCGCCAGCTGCCCGGCTACGGCTACCCGCAGCAGCCGCTGATCAGCGCCGGCAAGCGCCACCCACGGCGCGCGCCCAAACCTTTTGGCGAGCTGTATCGACGCTTCGATGCACGGCTGCAGGCCTGGGTGTCGCTGCGCACGCTGGACGTCGACAGCGACCTGTCACGCTTCAACCGCTGGCAGAACAACCCGCGCGTCGAAGCCTTCTGGCAGGAGGGCGGCAGCCTGGAGCAGCACCGCGACTACCTGCACAAGCTGGCCGCCGACCCCCACAGCCTGACCCTGATCGGCTGCCTGGATGATGAACCGTTCGCCTATTTCGAGGCGTACTGGGCGCGCGAGGACCGCATCGCGCCGTTCTACGAAGTGGGCGACTACGACCGTGGCATCCACATGCTGGTCGGCGAGGAGCATCACCGTGGCCCGCACAAGGTCGCGGCCTGGCTGGCGGCCCTGGTGCACTGGCTGTTTCTCGACGACCCGCGCACCCAGTACGTGGTCGCCGAACCCCGCGCCGACAACGCGCGGATGATCGGCTACCTGCAGGCGGCAGGTTTCTACCGGGAGAAGGAGTTCGACTTCCCACACAAGCGTGCCGCCTTGATGAGGATCAGCCGCGAAGTGTTCTTCGACCAGGCTGGTCTTTGTTGA
- a CDS encoding efflux RND transporter periplasmic adaptor subunit: protein MALSLAACDGEAPAPPKHELAQVSTETVAPAPLAAVDELTGRIRAPRIAQVRARVPGIVLRQVFVEGREVKRGDVLFQIDPARLLVERDRAAAGLRKAQAVLAEGEGKLQRYRQLIRINAVSALEYEQVASNRQQAAADVDLARAALEKARLDLADATVTAPICGRIGRAQVTEGTLVGEGEATLMAQIQQLDPVYVDLTQSTVAFAALRRRLREAGAPAASQAARLIEEDGSAYPRVGRLLFSDINVDESSGQVVLRSEFPNPDGELLPGTFVRVQLERPLQAGVISVPQRAVSFDGAGQAQVQVVAADGTVANRLIATDGASAGRLIVSAGLVAGERVVVDGQQHLREGQRVAVAEPRLVAAPAAR from the coding sequence ATGGCGTTGTCCCTGGCCGCGTGCGACGGGGAGGCGCCGGCGCCGCCCAAGCACGAGCTGGCTCAGGTCAGCACCGAGACGGTGGCGCCGGCACCTCTGGCGGCGGTCGATGAACTGACCGGGCGTATTCGTGCACCGCGTATCGCCCAGGTGCGGGCGCGGGTGCCCGGCATCGTCCTGCGCCAGGTGTTCGTCGAAGGGCGCGAGGTCAAGCGCGGCGACGTGCTGTTCCAGATCGACCCGGCGCGCCTGCTGGTCGAGCGTGACCGCGCCGCGGCCGGGCTGCGCAAGGCCCAGGCGGTGCTGGCCGAAGGCGAGGGCAAGCTGCAACGTTATCGCCAGCTGATCCGCATCAACGCCGTCAGTGCCCTGGAGTACGAGCAGGTGGCTTCGAACCGGCAGCAGGCCGCTGCCGACGTCGACCTGGCCCGCGCCGCGCTGGAAAAGGCCCGCCTGGATCTGGCCGACGCCACCGTGACCGCGCCCATCTGCGGGCGTATCGGCCGCGCGCAGGTGACCGAAGGCACCTTGGTGGGCGAGGGTGAAGCCACCCTGATGGCGCAGATCCAGCAGCTGGACCCGGTGTACGTCGACCTGACCCAGTCCACCGTGGCGTTCGCCGCGCTGCGCCGGCGCCTGCGCGAAGCCGGCGCGCCTGCGGCGAGCCAGGCCGCGCGGCTGATCGAAGAAGACGGCAGCGCCTACCCCCGGGTCGGCCGGTTGCTGTTCAGCGACATCAATGTTGACGAGTCCAGCGGGCAGGTGGTGCTGCGCAGCGAGTTCCCCAACCCCGACGGCGAGCTGCTGCCCGGCACCTTCGTGCGCGTGCAGCTGGAACGGCCCTTGCAGGCCGGGGTGATCAGCGTGCCGCAGCGCGCGGTCAGCTTCGACGGTGCCGGCCAGGCTCAGGTGCAGGTGGTGGCCGCCGATGGCACGGTCGCCAACCGCCTGATCGCCACCGATGGCGCCAGCGCCGGGCGCCTGATCGTCAGCGCCGGGCTGGTGGCCGGCGAGCGCGTGGTCGTCGATGGCCAGCAACACCTGCGCGAAGGCCAGCGCGTGGCCGTCGCCGAGCCGCGGCTGGTGGCCGCGCCCGCCGCCCGCTGA
- a CDS encoding multidrug efflux RND transporter permease subunit, whose protein sequence is MPGFFIERPIFAWVIALLVMLAGGAALTRLPLMQYPDVAPPQVEVLALYPGASAADMDQSVVSLIEQALNGIDDLQDYRSQSGLGQAVVTARFAPGSSPQLAQVAVQNRLKTIESRLPAAVLRQGLQVQAVSSGFLAMVTLSAPQGQHDEATLNDYLARHVVDEIRRLKGVGKVQLYGAERAMRVWLDMPRLRQYGLAPADIATALQGQNAQIAAGSLGDLPGPADQDSTAAVVLSGQLDTPQQFAAIVLRSNADGSSLLLGDVARIEIGSQEYQYGTRLNGQPAAAFSVQLSPGANALQTSNRVRERLDQLARWFPAGMQYAIPYDIAPFVKVAVLKVCFTLLEAMVLVFAVMFVFLQNLRCTLIPALVVPIALLGTFAVMAVLGYSINVLTLAGMVLAIGILVDDAIVVVENVMRLMVDEGLDARQATHKAMGQISGAIIAITLVLTTVLVPMAFMPGATGIVYRQFSLSMATAILCSAFLALSLTPALCASLLRPMPAATAGWRAAVERGLGRLNQTFERQVRHALAHRRLYLGLFAALGVLAFGLWWRLPTAFLPVEDQGYAMLDIQLPPGASLQRTLAVAREVEAHNAADPAIANTTMLLGFGFSGSGQNAALAFSTFKDWAERGAKDSAQAIAERANNALGELKSASIHALLPPPIDGVGTSAGFELMLEDRGGLGYPALQKARDQLLALAADEPRISGLREDALAQTPQVNLQVDRIKASALGVDFAQVGELLATAVGSAYVNDFPNQGRLQHVVVQAEGDQRSRVADLLRMSVRNAIGQMVPLDAFVRARWSSGPSQLARYDGYPAISLSGDVVDGWTTGQAMAWLDQAARRLPAGIGIEWTGVSAQERMAGAQAPLTFGLSLLVVFLCLAALYESWSLPLAVLAIIPLAILGAVLAVTLRGMPDDLFFKVGLITTMGLSAKNAILIVDAARQAQVPGASATDRVVQAARLRLRPILMTSLAFVLGVLPLTLASGAGSAALRAMGTGVVGGMLGATLAVVLVPLFHWLLLSRGAGVRAPAVSREPVPPGGSAPGHRES, encoded by the coding sequence ATGCCCGGCTTTTTCATCGAGCGCCCGATCTTCGCCTGGGTCATCGCCTTGCTGGTCATGCTGGCGGGGGGTGCAGCCCTGACCCGCCTGCCGCTGATGCAATACCCCGATGTGGCGCCGCCGCAGGTGGAGGTGCTGGCCCTGTACCCCGGCGCTTCGGCGGCGGACATGGACCAGAGCGTGGTCAGCCTGATCGAGCAGGCGCTCAACGGCATCGACGACCTGCAGGACTACCGTTCCCAGAGCGGCCTTGGCCAGGCAGTGGTGACCGCCCGCTTTGCCCCGGGCAGTTCGCCGCAACTGGCCCAGGTGGCGGTGCAGAACCGCCTCAAGACCATCGAGTCGCGACTGCCGGCGGCGGTGCTGCGCCAGGGCCTGCAAGTGCAGGCGGTGTCCTCGGGCTTTCTGGCCATGGTCACCCTCAGCGCCCCCCAGGGGCAGCACGATGAAGCCACCCTCAACGACTACCTGGCGCGCCACGTGGTGGACGAGATTCGTCGCCTCAAGGGTGTCGGCAAGGTCCAGTTGTACGGCGCCGAGCGGGCCATGCGGGTCTGGCTGGACATGCCCCGGCTGCGCCAGTACGGGCTTGCGCCAGCCGACATCGCCACGGCATTGCAGGGCCAGAACGCGCAGATCGCCGCCGGAAGCCTGGGCGACCTGCCCGGGCCTGCCGACCAGGACAGCACCGCCGCGGTGGTGCTCAGCGGCCAGCTCGACACCCCGCAACAGTTCGCTGCCATCGTTCTGCGCAGCAACGCCGATGGCTCCAGCCTGTTGCTCGGCGATGTCGCCCGCATCGAGATCGGCAGCCAGGAGTACCAATACGGCACGCGCCTGAACGGCCAGCCGGCAGCGGCCTTCAGCGTGCAACTGAGCCCCGGCGCCAACGCCCTGCAAACCTCGAACCGGGTGCGCGAGCGCCTGGACCAGCTGGCCCGCTGGTTTCCGGCGGGCATGCAGTACGCCATCCCCTACGACATCGCCCCCTTCGTCAAGGTCGCGGTGCTCAAGGTCTGCTTCACCCTGCTCGAAGCCATGGTACTGGTGTTCGCGGTGATGTTCGTGTTCCTGCAGAACCTGCGCTGCACGCTGATCCCGGCGCTGGTGGTGCCCATTGCGCTGCTGGGCACCTTTGCGGTGATGGCAGTGCTGGGCTATTCGATCAATGTATTGACCCTGGCGGGGATGGTGCTGGCCATCGGCATCCTGGTGGATGACGCCATCGTGGTGGTGGAAAACGTCATGCGCCTGATGGTCGACGAGGGCCTCGACGCGCGCCAGGCCACGCACAAAGCCATGGGCCAGATCAGCGGGGCGATCATTGCCATCACCCTGGTGCTGACTACGGTGCTGGTGCCCATGGCGTTCATGCCGGGGGCCACCGGCATCGTCTATCGACAATTTTCGCTGTCCATGGCCACGGCGATCCTCTGTTCGGCCTTCCTCGCCCTGAGCCTGACCCCGGCGCTCTGCGCCAGCCTGCTGCGGCCCATGCCGGCCGCCACGGCCGGCTGGCGCGCGGCGGTGGAGCGCGGCCTGGGGCGCCTGAACCAGACCTTCGAGCGACAGGTGCGCCACGCGTTGGCCCACCGCCGCCTGTACCTGGGCCTGTTCGCCGCCCTGGGCGTGCTCGCCTTTGGCCTTTGGTGGCGCCTGCCGACGGCCTTTCTGCCGGTGGAAGACCAGGGCTATGCCATGCTCGACATCCAGCTGCCGCCGGGCGCCAGCCTGCAGCGCACCCTGGCGGTCGCTCGGGAGGTGGAGGCACACAACGCGGCGGATCCGGCCATTGCCAACACCACGATGCTGCTGGGTTTCGGCTTTTCCGGCAGCGGGCAGAACGCTGCGCTGGCCTTCAGCACCTTCAAGGACTGGGCCGAGCGCGGTGCCAAGGACTCCGCCCAGGCCATCGCCGAGCGCGCCAACAACGCCCTGGGCGAGCTAAAAAGCGCCAGCATCCATGCCTTGCTGCCGCCGCCGATCGATGGCGTCGGCACCAGCGCCGGGTTCGAATTGATGCTCGAAGACCGCGGCGGGCTGGGCTACCCGGCGCTGCAAAAGGCCCGCGACCAACTGCTGGCGCTGGCCGCCGACGAACCCCGCATCAGCGGCCTGCGCGAAGACGCCCTGGCGCAGACCCCCCAGGTCAACCTGCAGGTCGACCGGATCAAGGCCAGTGCGCTGGGGGTCGACTTCGCCCAGGTCGGTGAGTTGCTGGCAACCGCCGTGGGCTCGGCCTATGTCAATGACTTCCCCAACCAGGGCCGCCTGCAGCATGTGGTGGTACAGGCCGAAGGCGACCAGCGCAGCCGCGTCGCCGACCTGTTGCGCATGAGCGTGCGCAACGCCATCGGCCAGATGGTGCCGCTCGATGCGTTCGTGCGCGCGCGCTGGAGCAGCGGCCCAAGCCAGCTGGCCCGCTACGACGGCTACCCGGCCATCAGCCTGAGCGGCGATGTGGTCGACGGCTGGACCACCGGCCAGGCCATGGCCTGGCTGGACCAGGCTGCACGCCGGCTGCCGGCCGGCATCGGCATCGAGTGGACCGGGGTGTCGGCCCAGGAGCGCATGGCCGGTGCCCAGGCGCCGTTGACCTTCGGCCTGTCGCTGCTGGTGGTGTTCCTGTGCCTGGCGGCGCTGTATGAAAGCTGGTCGCTGCCCCTGGCGGTGCTGGCGATCATTCCCCTGGCCATCCTCGGCGCGGTGCTGGCGGTGACCCTGCGCGGCATGCCCGATGACCTGTTCTTCAAGGTCGGCCTGATCACCACCATGGGCCTCTCGGCGAAGAATGCCATCCTTATCGTCGATGCCGCACGCCAGGCCCAGGTGCCGGGGGCCAGTGCCACCGACCGCGTGGTGCAGGCTGCGCGCCTGCGCCTGCGGCCGATCCTGATGACCTCGTTAGCCTTCGTGCTGGGGGTATTGCCACTGACCCTGGCCAGCGGCGCCGGCTCGGCGGCGTTGCGCGCCATGGGCACCGGGGTGGTCGGCGGCATGCTTGGCGCGACCCTGGCCGTGGTGCTGGTGCCACTGTTCCACTGGCTGCTGCTGAGCCGAGGCGCCGGGGTGCGCGCGCCGGCCGTCAGCCGTGAGCCTGTACCGCCTGGTGGCAGTGCACCTGGGCATCGCGAATCATGA
- a CDS encoding RNA polymerase factor sigma-70, with the protein MSSRNHHATPLPVHTSLSPVNALFLDNYPLLVKVAMRITGCRSYAEDVVQDAFIRLNRSPMAATVKSQVSYLFQVVRNLSIDHYRKQILERRYAAPAEEGLDAAIASATPEAIHDDRQTLALIDVALAQLPQRTRYAFEMYRIHGRPQKELAAELGVSPTLVNFMIRDAQVHCHQAVQAHG; encoded by the coding sequence ATGTCAAGTCGCAATCACCACGCCACGCCCCTACCCGTCCACACCTCGCTCAGCCCGGTCAACGCGCTGTTTCTCGACAACTATCCGCTGCTGGTCAAGGTCGCCATGCGCATCACTGGCTGTCGCAGCTACGCCGAGGACGTGGTGCAGGATGCCTTCATCCGTCTGAATCGCTCGCCCATGGCCGCCACCGTCAAGTCCCAGGTCAGCTACCTGTTCCAGGTGGTGCGCAACCTCTCCATCGATCACTACCGCAAGCAGATCCTCGAGCGGCGCTACGCCGCCCCCGCAGAGGAAGGTCTGGATGCGGCGATCGCCAGCGCCACGCCGGAGGCCATTCATGACGATCGCCAGACCCTGGCGCTGATTGACGTCGCCCTGGCCCAGCTGCCTCAGCGCACCCGCTACGCCTTCGAGATGTACCGCATCCACGGTCGCCCGCAGAAAGAACTGGCCGCCGAGCTGGGGGTTTCGCCGACCCTGGTCAATTTCATGATTCGCGATGCCCAGGTGCACTGCCACCAGGCGGTACAGGCTCACGGCTGA
- a CDS encoding MbtH family protein, giving the protein MAFDREDALFKVLVNHEEQYSLWPDYKTVPGGWRETGTRGPKQACLDYVEQVWTDMRPLSLRQAMAAQDSGSTAAE; this is encoded by the coding sequence ATGGCTTTCGATCGTGAAGACGCGCTGTTCAAGGTACTGGTCAACCACGAAGAGCAGTACTCGCTGTGGCCCGACTACAAGACGGTGCCCGGCGGCTGGCGCGAGACCGGCACCCGGGGGCCGAAGCAGGCCTGCCTGGACTACGTCGAGCAGGTCTGGACCGACATGCGCCCCTTGAGCCTGCGCCAGGCCATGGCGGCCCAGGACAGTGGCAGCACGGCGGCGGAGTGA